A part of Botrytis cinerea B05.10 chromosome 2, complete sequence genomic DNA contains:
- the Bcpet112 gene encoding Bcpet112, producing MTRFSPLVLRRYLLGGRINSTGCLRRQVIGGKHLPSIYAARSRTIQELHTNTESAPSSTNHSIQNSFKAARKQPKDEGVGRNANPEKLQSLDEWELTVGIEIHAQLNTERKLFSYAASSFNDPPNTHVAYFDVALPGSMPIFQRETLIPAIRGALALNCNIQRTSRFDRKHYFHWDQPAGYQITQYYEPFAKDGYITLYAHDGIAKEDGDEIRIGIKQVQMEQDTAKTISQPGDIHLLDFNRVGLPLIEIISLPQIHHPSTAAAFVRKVQMLLSSVDACVLGMQSGGLRADVNVSVKRRTEEGSGFEYAGVQGLGQRTEIKNLSSFKSIEDAIIAERDRQISVLEEGGVIEGETRGYAIGSTETRRLRGKEGEVDYRYMPDPDLAPVIIDQELTQHLGTTLGVLPDEELAILESEYGVTVKDAIDLVSLNEGGRVEYFRNVVDVLTLLNPHEPQMKLGKWASNWVLHELGALISDYGEEENPLKFTSYGECIISHSQMGHLIHYLNEERITGKTAKKVLKVLFENGQVGGEKSVEDIIEGEQLWLRKMERDEYEELARRICEEEKKTVGEILAGKDGKINFLLGKMMRGDKEGRVQPLVAREVLREVVEGFRDI from the coding sequence ATGACTCGATTCTCTCCTCTCGTTCTCCGCAGATATCTCCTTGGGGGCCGAATCAATTCGACGGGTTGTCTTCGTCGTCAAGTTATTGGTGGGAAGCATCTGCCATCCATTTACGCCGCAAGATCTCGGACAATACAAGAACTACACACCAATACGGAATCGGCGCCTTCCTCTACGAATCATAGCATTCAAAATTCCTTCAAAGCAGCGCGGAAACAGCCAAAAGATGAAGGAGTAGGAAGAAATGCCAATCCGGAAAAGCTACAAAGTCTTGATGAGTGGGAGTTGACAGTGGGAATCGAAATACACGCACAATTAAATACTGAACGAAAACTCTTCTCATACGCTGCCTCGTCCTTTAACGATCCGCCCAATACACATGTCGCATATTTCGATGTAGCCTTACCAGGCTCTATGCCCATATTTCAAAGAGAAACTCTCATACCTGCGATTCGAGGCGCATTGGCTCTGAATTGTAATATTCAGAGAACGAGTCGATTTGATCGCAAACATTATTTTCATTGGGATCAACCTGCGGGGTATCAAATTACACAATACTACGAACCGTTTGCCAAAGATGGATACATTACATTATATGCGCACGATGGAATTGcaaaggaagatggagatgaaataCGGATAGGAATTAAACAAGTACAGATGGAACAAGATACGGCAAAAACAATCTCGCAACCTGGAGATATACACTTGTTGGATTTCAATCGTGTGGGTTTAccattgattgaaattatttccTTGCCACAGATACATCATCCCAGTACAGCGGCGGCATTTGTCCGAAAGGTACAGATGTTGTTAAGCTCAGTTGATGCTTGTGTTTTAGGTATGCAATCTGGTGGATTGAGAGCAGACGTTAATGTTTCTGTAAAGAGAAGAACTGAAGAAGGTTCCGGCTTTGAGTATGCTGGTGTTCAGGGACTAGGGCAAAGaacagaaatcaaaaatttgagTAGTTTCAAATCTATTGAAGATGCTATCATTGCCGAACGTGATAGACAAATTTCGGTTCTGGAAGAAGGTGGGGTTATTGAAGGAGAAACTCGAGGATACGCCATTGGAAGTACAGAGACACGAAGACTtcgagggaaagaaggagaggtgGATTATAGATACATGCCAGACCCAGATCTAGCCCCTGTGATTATCGATCAAGAACTTACACAACATCTTGGTACTACACTCGGCGTCTTACCcgatgaagaattggcaATACTAGAATCTGAATATGGTGTCACGGTAAAAGATGCTATTGATTTAGTGTCTCTGAATGAAGGAGGACGAGTGGAATATTTTCGTAATGTAGTGGATGTTTTGACATTATTGAATCCTCATGAACCCCAAATGAAACTGGGGAAATGGGCAAGCAACTGGGTTTTACATGAATTAGGTGCTCTCATTTCGGAttatggagaggaagaaaatccACTCAAATTTACGAGTTATGGAGAGTGTATAATTTCACATTCTCAAATGGGACATCTGATACATTATCTCAATGAGGAAAGAATTACGGGAAAGACGGCgaagaaagttttgaaagtTCTGTTTGAGAATGGACAAGTGGGAGGGGAAAAATCGGTAGAGGATATTATTGAGGGGGAACAATTATGGTtaaggaagatggagagagatgaatatgaagaattGGCGAGGAGAATTTgtgaggaggaaaagaaaactgTAGGGGAGATATTGGCAGgaaaggatggaaagattaATTTTTTGTTGGGCAAGATGATGAGGGGGGATAAGGAGGGGAGAGTACAACCGCTTGTTGCGAGGGAGGTGTTGAGGGAGGTTGTGGAGGGGTTTAGAGATATATAG